Part of the Halopseudomonas maritima genome, ATGCTGGAGACGCGCAGCATGGTGGTGTCGAAATCAAAACCCCAGAACATGTGGCGGTTGATGTGATCCCGGTAGGGTTCCAGCAGGTCGCCAGTGTAGTGCTGATTACCGTCTTCATCGGTGAAGATACCGGCTGCGCTGGAGTGCACGCGGGTGAGGTATTCCATGGTGCGGGCCAGAAAGCCGGCGGTGCCGCAAGACGGGTCACAGATGACGTCGGTCGGCTGCGGGGCGACCAGTTTGATCATCGCGTCGATGATGTGCCGCGGCGTGCGGAACTGCCCGTTGATGCCGGCGGTAGTGAGCTTGCTGAGCAGGTATTCGTAGATATCGCCTTTTACGTCGCTCTGGGTCAGTGGCAGCTCGTTGACCATTTCAACGGCGGAGGTCAGCACAGACTCGTTCTTGATTTCCAGGTCGGCGTCTTGCATGTACTCGCCGATATGGCCCAGTGCCTGAATAGCAGAGCCTTCCTGCCCGAGACCGTCGTTCTCGTCTGACACCCGCCCCAGGGTGGCGAACCACGGGTAGACCTTGTTCTTGAGATGGCTGTGCAGGGTTTTGCCGCCCATGTGGTGGAAGTTTTTCCAGCGCAGCAACTGACCTTCAGGCGTGTCAGGGAACAGGCGATCAACGGGCTTGCCGGTGCGGTTGGCCTTGCGCTCGGCCACGTCTTCCTGCATGTCGAGCATGCGGGCGAACATCAGGTAGCTGATCTGTTCGATCACGGTCAGCGGGTTGGTGATACCGCCGGTCCAGAATTTTTCCCAGAGTTTGTCGATATCGTTGCGGAGTTTGCCGGTAAGCATGGGTGCGGGTTGTCTCTCGGTAACAGGGTTATCAGGCTTGAGTGAGCGTATTAGCCGGTGCTTTTTCGCCGTGTGGCAACACCTCAAGCTGCGGTTCTTCGATGGCTTCGACGATCAGCGACAGCCGCTCGGTTTCAAAGTCCATATGGGTTGGGTCAAGGGCCGGCAGGCTCTTGCTGACCTTGGCAGACAGTTGGCTGAAACGGTCTACCTTGCCGTACAGGCCCTGCTGGCCGGCCAGCGCCTTGACCGTGTTGTTGTAATGGTTGCTCGCGGTATTGAGCGTGCCGCCGAGCTTGGCCAGCCGTTCGGCGACAGTGCAGACCTGGTTGTAGATGTCCCCGGCCTTTTCGCTGATTTCACGCGCTTCAGCATTACTGCGCTCGATCATCCAGAGGTTGGAGACGGTACGCAGAATCGGGATAAGCGTGGTATGCGAGACCAACACGATGTGCTTCTTGTAGCCGTACTCGAACAGGTCCTTGTTGTGCTTCATGGCCTCGATGTACGCGGGCTCGATGGGCATGAACATAAGCACGAAGTCCGGGCTGTGCATGCCAACCAGGTTGGTGTAGTCCTTGGAGGCCAGATCATCGATGTGTTTGCGCACCGCCTTGACGTGCTCGGCCATTGCCAGTTGCTGGTCTTCGACCGACTCCGCCGCGACGGCGCGATCATACGCGACCAGTGACACTTTGCTGTCAATGATAATGTGCTTGCCGTCAGGCAGCTTGATCAGGTAATCGGTCTGTTTGGAGCGGCCATCGGCATCCTTGAAGGCGCTCTGCACTTCGTAGTGCGCATCTTCCACCAGCCCGCTCATTTCCAAGGTACGGCGCAGCTGCGCCTCGCCCCAGGCTCCGCGCTGCTGGGAGTCACCCTTGAGCGCAGAGGTCAGGTTATTGGCCTCCTTGCTCATTTGCATACCGATATCGAGCACCTTGCGGATCTCGGCATTGAGGCTGGTATTACCCTGCAAAGAAGCGTCGTGCACTTCGTTGATGCGCTTTTGAAAGCCATCAATTTGCTCGCGGAAGGGCTTGAGCATGCCATCGATGCTGGTCTGACTGGTTTGGGTAAAGGTCTTGCCCTTCTCTTCGAAAATCTTGTTGGCCAGATTCTCGAACTCCTGGGTCAGTGACTTGCGGGTATCCGCCAGCTGGCTCATCTGCTCCTGAAAGTGCTCTTCACGCTTTTGCAAGGTGGTTTGGAGTGCGGTGTGCTCGGATGACAGCGTTTTGAACTGCTGCTGGAGACCAGCGAAAGCCTCTGCCCGTTCACGCAGCTGCTGCTTGCTCTCGGCCAATTGTTCACGTAGGTCCCGTTCAGCGGTTTCCAGTGACTTGGCGCGCTTGCCCTCACCCGCCAGCTCGTCTTTCAGACGGTCACGGTCGGCGTGCAGTTGCTGATTGGTTTCTTCTCCTTGCTGCAGGCGCTCGCGTAGATCGTTGATTCTATCCTGCTGAGCTCGACCTTCGGCTTGAACAGCTTCCAAACGGCGGGCGGCGTCGTGATGCTGCAGCGTTGCCTGTTCCAACCTCAGCTGTAAGGCCGCGTTGTCATTCTTGCTTTGCTGCTGCTCCTCAGTCACACGCGTGATGTTCTCAGCAGAAGACTGCAACCGGGCTTTCAGCTCGCTCTCTGTCAGTTGCAGCGCCTGATAGCGCTCGTTTGTCAGCCGGAGCTGCTCTGCCACCGAGGCGCTATCCGCAGCCGCTGAAGCTTGTGCCTGTTTCGCCTGCTCAAGCTGAGCAGCCAACGAGCTTAGCTGACGCCCCTGACGCAAAGCCGAGGCAAAAAAACCAACCAGCGCACAGGCGGCTGCAATAACTGCGGTGATCACAATGATGTCAGTAGTCCATTGACTCGCTTGCATGGTCACTCCGGATCAGGCGGCTGGTGCGCTGTCGGCGCGCAGGAAAGGTTTAAGTACGGCAACCAGCTCGCCAACATCTTCAGGTGCAAACACACCATCAATGCCCTCATGAGAAATGCTGTCGAACGGCGGTTCGTAGAGTTTTTCAACGACGATGCTGCCATGTTGGGCGATGTAGTTCTTGAGCAGGTTCATAAAGCGCACCTGCTGGGCAGTCAGACTGGGGTGTGCATGCAGGAAGCCCTTGAAGTGCTCTTCAATGGCTTGGGCATCCAGGCCGATGATCTCGCGCACAGTGAGGTGCAATTGATCTGCAGTGCGGCGGTAGAACTCGTTCAATACATCCAGGCTGACACCCGGATGGCTGGTAAGGATGGTTGAGGTCAGCGTTTTCAATTCGGGCTCTGCGATGGGCTCGCCCTTGTGGATCTTCTGCAGCGTCGGGTTGGCGGCGAGCATCTGGTCCAGAATATCCTTGAGACGGCGTCGATAAATCATCGCTTCGTTGGCGCCAGCGATGACCACCTTGCGCTCGTTGATCTGAATATTGTCGTCACCAGTACGCGTACTGCCGATAGCGTAACCGGGGCCCGTGCCGCTCTGGCGGTATTTCATGATGCCTCGCAGTTCCTTGCGAGCATGTTCCAGCTTGGCAATGCTGGGCTGTTGCCAGAATTCGGCGCTACGCACCTGAGCGATCACCTCATCCTTCTGACGTACCGCCTGGATGTTCACAGCCAGCCTGTCCAGCTCAGCCAGCAGGTCGACCTTGCCATCATCAAAGCAGCTGGCCTGCTCTACCAGACAGCGCTGGATGCCAG contains:
- the rmuC gene encoding DNA recombination protein RmuC produces the protein MQASQWTTDIIVITAVIAAACALVGFFASALRQGRQLSSLAAQLEQAKQAQASAAADSASVAEQLRLTNERYQALQLTESELKARLQSSAENITRVTEEQQQSKNDNAALQLRLEQATLQHHDAARRLEAVQAEGRAQQDRINDLRERLQQGEETNQQLHADRDRLKDELAGEGKRAKSLETAERDLREQLAESKQQLRERAEAFAGLQQQFKTLSSEHTALQTTLQKREEHFQEQMSQLADTRKSLTQEFENLANKIFEEKGKTFTQTSQTSIDGMLKPFREQIDGFQKRINEVHDASLQGNTSLNAEIRKVLDIGMQMSKEANNLTSALKGDSQQRGAWGEAQLRRTLEMSGLVEDAHYEVQSAFKDADGRSKQTDYLIKLPDGKHIIIDSKVSLVAYDRAVAAESVEDQQLAMAEHVKAVRKHIDDLASKDYTNLVGMHSPDFVLMFMPIEPAYIEAMKHNKDLFEYGYKKHIVLVSHTTLIPILRTVSNLWMIERSNAEAREISEKAGDIYNQVCTVAERLAKLGGTLNTASNHYNNTVKALAGQQGLYGKVDRFSQLSAKVSKSLPALDPTHMDFETERLSLIVEAIEEPQLEVLPHGEKAPANTLTQA
- a CDS encoding type I restriction-modification system subunit M gives rise to the protein MLTGKLRNDIDKLWEKFWTGGITNPLTVIEQISYLMFARMLDMQEDVAERKANRTGKPVDRLFPDTPEGQLLRWKNFHHMGGKTLHSHLKNKVYPWFATLGRVSDENDGLGQEGSAIQALGHIGEYMQDADLEIKNESVLTSAVEMVNELPLTQSDVKGDIYEYLLSKLTTAGINGQFRTPRHIIDAMIKLVAPQPTDVICDPSCGTAGFLARTMEYLTRVHSSAAGIFTDEDGNQHYTGDLLEPYRDHINRHMFWGFDFDTTMLRVSSMNMMLHGVNGANICYQDSLSKSIKEHYPRQEENFFDVVLANPPFKGSLDESNTNPDVLGLVKTKKTELLFVAHILRSLKLGGRAAVIVPDGVLFGSSKAHQQLRRELLENNQLEGIVSLPSGVFKPYAGVSTAILLFTKGGTTERVWFYDLQADGYSLDDKRTELKGEGSDDLPDAIAQWHTYRRLVESNISANAINAAFGDKTQKAFVVSAADIAANKYDLSINRYKEVIYEQEEYEDPKVILQRLKGLEREIMADLDELEGML